A genome region from Natronosalvus rutilus includes the following:
- a CDS encoding radical SAM protein codes for MISKGCEQCAKGGKMVLFVYGYCDQRDCFYCPLGENRKNVTDVYANERLVESDEDVLTEAHRMDALGTSITGGEPQEALERTCHYLSLLKDEFGEDHHTHLYTGIPGGRENMRRLSEAGLDEIRFHPPLEQWGDLHGTEWEGILYVAREEGLTPAFEIPGIRPETEFLDFLDEGAADFCNVNEFEMSHGNYRRMQAEGFELKEGHMSAVDNDRDGILEVMGDHPKVYFCTSVFKDAAQHRRRLKRMARTVRREFDDVTDDGTLVYGKTRVAPSRFEALGVPEEFYTVKSNHVEVAWWLLEEMIEAGDVDDGEIVEQYPTYDGQVVERTPLA; via the coding sequence ATGATCTCGAAGGGCTGTGAGCAGTGTGCGAAAGGCGGCAAGATGGTACTATTCGTCTACGGCTACTGCGACCAGCGCGACTGCTTTTACTGCCCGCTCGGCGAGAACCGCAAGAACGTCACGGACGTCTACGCCAACGAGCGCCTCGTCGAGTCCGACGAGGACGTGCTCACCGAGGCCCACCGGATGGACGCCCTCGGCACCTCGATCACCGGCGGCGAACCCCAGGAGGCCCTCGAGCGCACCTGTCACTACCTTTCCCTGCTGAAAGACGAGTTCGGCGAGGACCACCATACTCACCTCTACACCGGCATTCCGGGGGGACGAGAGAACATGCGACGACTCTCGGAGGCCGGCCTGGACGAGATTCGCTTCCACCCACCGCTCGAGCAGTGGGGGGACCTCCACGGCACCGAGTGGGAGGGCATCCTCTACGTCGCCCGCGAGGAGGGGCTGACGCCGGCGTTCGAGATCCCCGGCATTCGCCCCGAGACGGAGTTCCTCGACTTTCTGGACGAGGGCGCCGCCGACTTCTGTAACGTCAACGAGTTTGAGATGTCCCACGGCAACTACCGCCGGATGCAGGCGGAAGGGTTCGAACTCAAAGAGGGACACATGAGCGCCGTCGACAACGACCGGGACGGCATCCTCGAGGTGATGGGCGACCACCCGAAGGTCTACTTCTGCACCTCGGTGTTCAAGGACGCGGCCCAGCACCGGCGGCGACTCAAGCGGATGGCCCGGACGGTGCGCCGCGAGTTCGACGACGTCACCGACGACGGGACCCTGGTTTATGGGAAGACGCGAGTCGCCCCCTCGAGATTCGAGGCGCTCGGGGTCCCCGAGGAGTTCTACACTGTGAAGTCGAACCACGTCGAGGTCGCCTGGTGGCTGCTCGAGGAGATGATCGAAGCGGGTGACGTCGACGACGGCGAGATTGTCGAGCAGTATCCGACATACGACGGCCAGGTGGTCGAGCGGACGCCGCTAGCGTAG
- the ilvA gene encoding threonine ammonia-lyase, whose translation MLELADVLEARERVRETSRHTPLTYSHTYSDMTGAAVHLKLENFQRTGAFKIRGATNRVQTLSPEEQAAGVVTASAGNHAQGVALAATRAGVDSKIVMPEQAPIAKVKATRSYGAEVVLAGADYDAAAERAHEIEREEGRTYVHAFDDEHVMAGQGTIGLEILEDCLDVDTVVVPIGGGGLIAGIATAIKAKRPDVRVIGVQSTGASSAAASLEKGSVVTIDGVDTIADGIATRSIGEKTFSVIQERVDEVVTVTDEQIAMAVAHLLERSKTVVEGAGAVPLAAILFEAFDYDDGEVIVPLLSGGNIDLNMLTTVIVRGLIETGRYLKIQTVLKDQPGALEELLAIISGHRANIYAIQHDRTSRDIKMSDTEVEIDLETRGHDHVEELLEAIEDHGYAVEVLV comes from the coding sequence ATGCTCGAGCTTGCTGACGTCCTCGAGGCCCGCGAACGGGTTCGAGAGACCTCGCGTCACACTCCGCTGACGTACTCACACACCTATTCCGACATGACCGGCGCAGCGGTCCACCTGAAACTCGAGAACTTCCAGCGGACCGGTGCGTTCAAGATTCGCGGGGCGACCAACCGCGTTCAGACGCTCTCGCCCGAAGAGCAAGCCGCCGGCGTCGTCACGGCCAGCGCGGGCAACCACGCCCAGGGCGTCGCGCTCGCAGCAACGCGAGCCGGGGTCGACTCGAAGATCGTCATGCCCGAGCAGGCTCCGATCGCGAAGGTCAAGGCGACCCGGAGCTACGGCGCCGAGGTCGTCCTCGCAGGGGCCGACTACGACGCGGCCGCCGAGCGCGCTCACGAGATCGAACGCGAGGAGGGACGAACCTACGTCCACGCCTTCGACGACGAGCACGTGATGGCTGGCCAGGGGACGATCGGCCTCGAGATCCTCGAGGACTGTCTCGACGTCGACACCGTGGTCGTCCCTATCGGCGGCGGCGGCCTCATCGCCGGCATCGCGACGGCCATCAAGGCGAAGCGACCCGACGTCCGCGTGATCGGCGTCCAATCGACGGGCGCCTCGAGCGCCGCGGCGTCCCTCGAGAAGGGATCGGTCGTCACCATCGACGGGGTCGACACGATCGCCGACGGAATCGCGACCAGGAGCATCGGCGAGAAGACGTTCTCGGTCATCCAAGAGCGCGTCGACGAGGTCGTCACCGTCACCGATGAACAGATCGCGATGGCCGTCGCCCACCTCCTCGAGCGCTCGAAGACCGTCGTCGAGGGTGCGGGCGCCGTCCCGCTCGCGGCGATCCTCTTCGAGGCGTTCGACTACGACGACGGGGAGGTGATCGTTCCGCTCCTCTCGGGAGGGAACATCGACCTCAACATGCTCACCACGGTAATCGTTCGTGGGTTGATCGAAACCGGCCGCTACCTGAAGATTCAGACCGTGCTCAAGGATCAGCCAGGAGCACTCGAGGAACTCCTGGCGATCATCTCGGGCCACCGGGCGAACATCTACGCGATCCAGCACGACCGCACCTCCCGGGACATCAAGATGAGCGACACTGAAGTCGAGATCGACCTCGAGACGCGCGGCCACGACCACGTCGAGGAGTTGCTCGAGGCTATCGAGGATCACGGGTATGCGGTCGAGGTTCTGGTGTAG
- a CDS encoding MATE family efflux transporter: MGASGSAGEPSGRERVLSVWKRVLALAWPIMAEQTTRTLMRTVDIIVTGLFSPAAIAAIGLADLYARLPLRIGLGLGGGAIALSSQDTGSGATGTRDEAITQAILLGAVAGVPFVLFGVLLSEYAIAVLGAESAVVTYGSVYLAIIMATAPARHVGIIAARALQGTGDTISPMVVNVLANVLNVTGSVVLGLGLLSAPRLEVVGVGLATAGANVFTALALLGILAGPWRESSLVRPTDWIVAKQLLAVSAPRIAEGLIATAIEFPFNSILLLISTEANAAYQIGRRVYQQISSPLSRGYHVAASIVVGQHLGEGDPDTARYDGWAIAGLGLATVGVIGLFLAVFAPQFVRIFTDDPETASHAVTFARAYGLSAPFLVVYVAIAGALQGASETIYPLLARSSGLFLFYLCFSYVAAISLDWGVLGVAAGVFLYYLWALCVVSWAYLERDWAAKAARMMAERGSRSSE; the protein is encoded by the coding sequence ATGGGCGCGAGCGGCTCCGCAGGTGAACCATCGGGGCGCGAGCGGGTGCTCTCGGTCTGGAAACGCGTCCTCGCACTCGCGTGGCCGATCATGGCCGAGCAGACGACGCGGACGCTGATGCGGACCGTCGACATCATCGTGACCGGCCTCTTTTCGCCGGCCGCCATCGCCGCCATCGGCCTCGCGGACCTCTACGCCCGCCTGCCGCTCCGGATCGGCCTCGGTCTCGGCGGCGGCGCCATCGCGCTCTCGAGCCAGGACACCGGCAGCGGTGCGACCGGCACCCGCGACGAGGCGATCACTCAGGCGATCCTTCTCGGGGCCGTCGCCGGCGTCCCGTTCGTGCTCTTCGGCGTCCTGCTGAGCGAGTACGCGATCGCGGTCCTCGGCGCCGAATCGGCGGTCGTGACGTACGGATCGGTGTACCTCGCGATCATCATGGCCACGGCGCCCGCTCGCCACGTCGGCATCATCGCCGCGAGAGCCCTCCAGGGGACCGGCGACACGATCTCGCCGATGGTCGTCAACGTCCTCGCCAACGTCCTCAACGTGACCGGGTCGGTCGTGCTGGGACTCGGCCTGCTCAGCGCTCCGCGCCTTGAGGTCGTCGGTGTCGGCCTCGCGACGGCTGGCGCCAACGTGTTCACGGCCCTGGCGTTGTTAGGGATACTTGCGGGCCCCTGGCGGGAGAGTTCGCTCGTCAGGCCGACCGACTGGATCGTCGCGAAGCAACTGCTCGCGGTGAGCGCGCCGCGCATCGCCGAGGGCCTGATCGCGACTGCCATCGAGTTCCCGTTCAACTCGATCCTCCTCCTGATCAGCACGGAGGCCAACGCTGCCTACCAGATCGGCCGTCGGGTCTACCAGCAGATCTCGAGTCCTCTCTCCCGGGGGTATCACGTCGCCGCGAGTATCGTCGTCGGCCAGCACCTCGGGGAAGGCGATCCGGACACGGCTCGATACGACGGCTGGGCGATCGCCGGCCTGGGGCTGGCGACGGTCGGCGTCATCGGGCTGTTCCTCGCGGTCTTCGCGCCCCAGTTCGTCCGGATCTTCACTGACGATCCGGAAACGGCGAGCCACGCCGTCACCTTCGCTCGAGCCTACGGCCTCAGTGCGCCGTTCCTCGTCGTCTACGTCGCCATCGCGGGCGCGCTCCAGGGTGCGAGCGAGACGATCTACCCCCTGCTGGCGCGCTCGAGCGGCCTGTTCCTGTTCTACCTCTGTTTCTCTTACGTCGCCGCCATCTCGCTTGACTGGGGCGTCCTCGGCGTCGCGGCCGGCGTCTTCCTGTACTACCTCTGGGCGCTGTGTGTCGTCTCCTGGGCCTACCTCGAGCGCGACTGGGCGGCCAAAGCGGCCCGGATGATGGCCGAGCGCGGCAGTCGCTCGAGTGAGTGA
- a CDS encoding formyltetrahydrofolate deformylase has product MTTDLTEITVVGDDDTGLIANVTTLLFERGCNIEDLDQAVRDGVFRMNLAIDTSGMVCTEAKLRADLEDLGDDLGLDVQVRFPTDRDSQQIAVLVTKESHCLEALFEAWANDRLGADIGVVIGNHDTLEPLADHYDVPFHDVGTENGQQDEDRLLELLAEYDADLIVLARYMRILSPNVVFRYEDRIINVHPSLLPSFPGAEAYRQAIEEGVRVAGVTAHYVTTDLDQGPIITQRAFDVPDDADLAEMKARGQPLEAEALLEAVQLHLNGDVSVHRGRTTVRENGDAYQLGLPRELEDVTPDRPVDGITSALDD; this is encoded by the coding sequence ATGACGACCGATCTGACCGAAATCACGGTCGTCGGAGACGACGACACCGGCCTGATCGCCAACGTCACGACGCTCCTGTTCGAGCGCGGGTGCAACATCGAGGACCTCGACCAGGCGGTTCGCGACGGCGTCTTCCGGATGAACCTCGCCATCGACACGTCGGGGATGGTCTGTACGGAGGCCAAACTGCGCGCCGACCTCGAGGACCTGGGCGACGACCTGGGACTGGACGTCCAGGTCCGGTTCCCGACAGACCGCGACAGCCAGCAGATCGCCGTCCTGGTCACGAAGGAGAGCCACTGCCTCGAGGCGCTGTTCGAGGCCTGGGCCAACGACCGCCTGGGCGCCGACATCGGCGTCGTGATCGGCAACCACGACACCCTCGAGCCCCTGGCCGACCACTACGACGTGCCCTTCCACGACGTCGGGACGGAGAACGGCCAGCAGGACGAAGACCGGTTGCTCGAGTTGCTCGCCGAGTACGACGCCGACCTAATCGTCCTCGCCCGGTACATGCGGATCCTGAGCCCCAACGTCGTGTTCCGCTACGAGGATCGCATCATCAACGTCCACCCCTCACTGTTGCCGTCGTTCCCCGGCGCTGAGGCCTACCGACAGGCCATCGAGGAGGGCGTCCGGGTCGCCGGCGTCACCGCTCACTACGTTACGACGGACCTCGACCAGGGGCCGATCATCACCCAGCGGGCCTTCGACGTCCCCGACGACGCCGACCTCGCGGAGATGAAAGCACGCGGGCAGCCACTCGAGGCCGAGGCGCTGCTCGAGGCCGTCCAGCTCCACCTGAACGGCGACGTCTCGGTCCACCGCGGCCGGACGACGGTGCGGGAAAACGGCGACGCCTATCAGCTCGGATTGCCCAGGGAACTCGAGGACGTGACGCCCGACCGCCCGGTCGACGGGATCACGAGCGCGCTCGACGACTGA
- a CDS encoding electron transfer flavoprotein subunit alpha/FixB family protein → MSDILAVAEHRQGELRDVSREVVTAGAELAGETGGDLHVAVVGGDVETFADALNLEGVDTVHTVAYGEEFNHDVYTQAITQLADALEPAYLVMPNSVNGLDYAPAVATRLDVPLVTDAVGLATEGDTLVGTREMYGGKVETTTEVDADQVAITIRGAEWEPTEAAGDATVEAFDADIDEDAIGSTVTGFEEVAGGDVDISEADLLVSIGRGIEEEENLDLIRELVEALDATLSSSRPIVDAGWLPANRQVGQSGKVVTPDVYIAIGISGAVQHVAGMKGSETIVAINTDPNAPIMDIADYAIHDDLFDVVPALIEQFS, encoded by the coding sequence ATGAGCGATATTCTGGCCGTCGCCGAGCACCGCCAGGGCGAGCTTCGGGACGTCAGCCGCGAGGTCGTCACCGCGGGCGCCGAACTCGCCGGCGAAACCGGCGGCGACCTCCACGTAGCCGTCGTCGGCGGCGACGTCGAGACCTTCGCCGACGCGCTGAACCTCGAGGGCGTCGACACCGTCCACACCGTCGCCTATGGCGAGGAGTTCAACCACGATGTCTACACGCAAGCGATCACCCAGCTGGCGGACGCGCTCGAGCCCGCCTACCTGGTGATGCCCAACAGCGTCAACGGGCTGGACTACGCCCCTGCGGTCGCCACGCGACTCGATGTGCCGCTCGTCACCGACGCCGTCGGTCTCGCGACCGAGGGCGACACCCTCGTCGGCACGCGCGAGATGTACGGCGGCAAGGTCGAGACGACCACCGAGGTCGACGCTGACCAGGTTGCCATTACGATCCGCGGCGCCGAGTGGGAACCCACCGAGGCGGCGGGCGACGCCACCGTCGAGGCCTTCGACGCTGACATCGACGAGGACGCTATCGGCTCGACAGTGACGGGCTTCGAGGAAGTCGCCGGCGGCGACGTCGACATCAGCGAGGCGGACCTGCTGGTCTCCATCGGTCGTGGTATCGAAGAGGAGGAGAACCTGGACCTGATCCGCGAGCTGGTAGAGGCGCTGGACGCGACGCTCTCGTCGTCGCGACCGATCGTCGACGCGGGCTGGCTGCCCGCCAACCGCCAGGTCGGCCAGTCCGGCAAGGTCGTCACGCCCGACGTCTACATCGCCATCGGCATCTCCGGCGCCGTGCAGCACGTCGCCGGGATGAAAGGCTCCGAGACCATCGTCGCGATCAACACGGATCCGAACGCGCCGATCATGGACATCGCCGATTACGCGATCCACGACGACCTCTTCGACGTCGTGCCAGCGCTGATCGAGCAGTTCTCCTGA
- a CDS encoding electron transfer flavoprotein subunit beta/FixA family protein, translating into MKVLVPVKEVATVEDEFEIDGTTIDERYLGADLNEWDDYAIEEAVQLEEDGVVDEVVTVTIGNEETEQTIRQALAKGADRAIRVWDDALEDVDLLDVGAKVAILEAVVEAEDPDLVLTGVQSGDDSFGATGVALAEAVGYQWGAVVNQLDLEGETASVHRELEGGIEELTEIDVPAVLTIQTGINEPRYASLRGIRMAQRKELDHQTLADLGVEADAVAGDLRLTAMYEPESESDTTVFEGGADETAAQLADLLREKGVAQ; encoded by the coding sequence ATGAAGGTACTCGTACCGGTCAAGGAGGTTGCGACCGTCGAAGACGAGTTCGAAATCGACGGCACGACCATCGACGAGCGGTATCTCGGCGCCGATCTCAACGAGTGGGACGACTACGCCATCGAGGAGGCCGTCCAACTCGAAGAAGACGGCGTCGTCGACGAGGTCGTCACCGTCACCATCGGCAACGAAGAGACCGAACAGACCATCCGCCAGGCGCTCGCGAAGGGCGCCGACCGCGCCATCCGCGTCTGGGACGACGCCCTCGAGGACGTCGACCTCCTGGACGTCGGTGCGAAAGTCGCCATCCTCGAGGCGGTCGTCGAAGCCGAGGACCCCGACCTCGTTTTGACGGGCGTTCAGTCGGGCGACGACAGCTTCGGTGCGACGGGCGTCGCCCTCGCCGAGGCCGTCGGCTACCAGTGGGGCGCCGTCGTCAACCAGCTCGACCTGGAGGGAGAGACCGCGTCGGTCCACCGCGAACTCGAGGGCGGCATCGAGGAGCTGACCGAAATCGACGTCCCCGCGGTGTTGACGATCCAGACGGGGATCAACGAGCCCCGCTACGCCAGCCTCCGGGGCATCCGGATGGCCCAGCGCAAGGAGCTCGACCACCAGACGCTTGCCGACCTGGGCGTCGAGGCCGACGCCGTCGCGGGCGACCTCCGACTGACGGCGATGTACGAACCCGAGAGCGAGAGCGACACCACCGTCTTCGAGGGCGGGGCCGACGAGACGGCCGCGCAATTAGCTGATCTCCTGCGGGAGAAGGGGGTGGCCCAATGA
- a CDS encoding TRAM domain-containing protein, translating into MADCPLADDCPSFTERISGMGCTHYGDRGGKEWCNHYNQPIQDLKTQPVKSGEEVVVDVVDMHESGAGVGRTEDGFIVMIDGVLPEARVKAEITRVHSNHARADVLERLPLEPEESDDESDDDDEADADDEEDASERGGRRPQREQLGSRENFWGS; encoded by the coding sequence ATGGCGGACTGTCCACTCGCAGACGACTGCCCCAGCTTTACCGAGCGAATCAGCGGAATGGGGTGTACGCACTACGGCGACCGCGGCGGCAAAGAGTGGTGTAACCACTACAACCAGCCGATCCAGGACCTCAAGACCCAGCCGGTCAAATCCGGCGAGGAAGTGGTCGTCGACGTCGTCGACATGCACGAGAGCGGCGCCGGCGTCGGTCGAACCGAGGACGGGTTCATCGTCATGATCGACGGCGTCCTGCCGGAGGCCCGGGTCAAAGCCGAAATTACCCGCGTCCACAGCAATCACGCACGCGCGGACGTCCTTGAGCGATTGCCACTCGAGCCCGAGGAGTCCGACGACGAAAGCGACGATGACGACGAGGCGGACGCCGACGACGAGGAAGACGCTTCCGAGCGAGGCGGGCGTCGCCCACAGCGCGAGCAACTCGGCAGTCGCGAGAACTTCTGGGGCTCCTGA
- a CDS encoding DUF7269 family protein, giving the protein MSRRPSTLGLLAGTALATGLLALGAGLLYRPATVLEAVPELEAALSTLDPTHLVLAFALVLLIVAPTITAAGRFRTDAVRPLGASSTEPFAGSRSLADTSPRLPGAVYDDWIDRATAYDDEPRPVRDQARTEFVEALRSLAADTYATRAGLDRTEALAAIRAGTWTDDRRAAAFLADEDGPSTPLSLWLIDLCSTADPFTRGLEHAIEAVEAIREHPLESERWEGPR; this is encoded by the coding sequence GTGAGCCGTCGCCCGTCGACGCTCGGCCTGCTCGCCGGAACCGCCCTCGCGACCGGACTGCTCGCACTCGGTGCGGGCCTGCTGTACCGCCCGGCGACCGTGCTTGAGGCGGTTCCCGAACTCGAGGCGGCGCTCTCGACGCTGGACCCGACTCACCTGGTGCTGGCGTTCGCGCTCGTCCTCCTGATCGTCGCCCCGACGATCACGGCCGCTGGCCGGTTCCGGACTGACGCGGTGCGGCCACTCGGTGCGAGTTCGACCGAGCCGTTCGCCGGCTCGCGTTCGTTGGCCGATACCTCGCCTCGACTCCCTGGTGCGGTCTACGACGACTGGATCGACCGCGCGACGGCGTACGACGACGAGCCTCGCCCGGTTCGCGACCAGGCCCGGACGGAATTCGTCGAGGCGCTTCGCTCGCTCGCGGCCGACACTTACGCGACTCGTGCCGGACTGGACCGGACAGAGGCGCTGGCGGCGATCCGGGCGGGTACCTGGACCGACGACCGGCGAGCGGCCGCCTTCCTCGCCGACGAGGACGGCCCGTCGACGCCGCTGTCGCTCTGGCTGATCGACCTCTGCAGCACGGCTGATCCCTTCACGCGCGGGCTCGAGCACGCGATCGAGGCGGTCGAGGCGATTCGAGAGCATCCCCTCGAGAGCGAGCGATGGGAGGGCCCGCGATGA
- a CDS encoding DUF58 domain-containing protein, whose amino-acid sequence MSRVPRWQGAVVVALAICLLAVVLGAPALFVVAVVPLGYVLVGVSSGAPSTDLAVERTLDDDRPRPGQPVSVTLLVTNEGDRVLPDVRIVDAVPEDVPVVAGSSAFATAIRPGETVSHEYEVLPPRGQYAFGTPRVRVRNLAASALETLEPDAEGDGSLTCKTLLDSFAVRDRTIRFVGRTPTDEGGSGIEFYAAREYRHGDPINRIDWHRLARTGDLATIEHREERAVTMVFLVDDRADVYRESRSGGPDSHDLTLYAASRGVLASLGDGNRTGFATLEDDVWIDPGGGDDVRRRVDDAVGESAGDSTPTGLAADGGRLATDLETRLPRNAQVVLCSPLTDDAAVDLVEQLRLRGRTVTVVSPDMTTSVSGGDLSPGTAIAGIERRNRVDDLQGLGSVVVDWDLADPLSVELTRAIRAMGGAR is encoded by the coding sequence ATGAGTCGCGTCCCCCGCTGGCAGGGTGCGGTCGTCGTCGCCCTCGCCATCTGCCTCCTCGCCGTGGTGCTGGGCGCGCCCGCGCTCTTCGTGGTGGCCGTCGTTCCGCTGGGATACGTCCTGGTCGGCGTCTCGAGCGGCGCGCCGTCGACCGACCTCGCCGTCGAGCGGACCCTCGACGACGATCGACCGCGACCCGGCCAGCCGGTTTCCGTCACCCTCTTGGTGACCAACGAGGGCGACCGGGTGCTCCCCGACGTACGAATCGTCGATGCCGTCCCCGAGGACGTGCCGGTGGTCGCCGGCTCGAGCGCGTTCGCGACCGCAATTCGGCCCGGCGAAACCGTCAGCCACGAGTACGAGGTGCTGCCGCCTCGAGGCCAGTACGCGTTCGGCACACCCCGCGTTCGCGTCCGGAACCTGGCCGCGAGCGCGCTCGAGACGCTCGAGCCCGACGCTGAGGGCGACGGCTCGCTAACCTGCAAGACGCTCCTGGACTCGTTCGCCGTTCGCGACCGGACGATCCGCTTCGTCGGGCGGACGCCGACGGACGAGGGCGGGAGCGGGATCGAGTTCTACGCCGCCCGCGAGTACCGCCATGGCGATCCGATCAACCGGATCGACTGGCACCGTCTCGCTCGGACGGGCGATCTCGCGACGATCGAACACCGCGAGGAGCGAGCCGTTACGATGGTCTTCCTCGTCGACGACCGCGCCGACGTCTACCGCGAGTCGCGCTCCGGCGGCCCCGACTCGCACGACCTGACGCTGTACGCCGCCTCGCGCGGCGTACTCGCCTCGCTCGGGGACGGCAACCGGACCGGGTTCGCGACGCTCGAGGACGACGTGTGGATCGACCCCGGCGGAGGCGACGACGTTCGCCGTCGCGTGGACGACGCGGTCGGCGAATCGGCCGGCGACAGCACCCCCACCGGCCTTGCCGCCGACGGCGGGAGGCTCGCGACCGATCTCGAGACGCGTCTCCCCCGGAACGCGCAGGTGGTCCTCTGTAGCCCGCTCACGGACGACGCGGCGGTCGACCTGGTCGAACAGCTTCGCCTCCGCGGGCGGACGGTGACTGTCGTGAGCCCGGACATGACGACCAGCGTGTCCGGCGGCGACCTGTCGCCGGGAACGGCAATTGCCGGCATCGAGCGCCGGAATCGCGTCGACGACCTCCAGGGACTCGGCTCGGTCGTCGTCGACTGGGACCTGGCCGATCCGCTGTCGGTCGAGCTGACCCGGGCGATCCGCGCGATGGGGGGTGCCCGATGA
- the carA gene encoding glutamine-hydrolyzing carbamoyl-phosphate synthase small subunit encodes MNPAYVALESGHVLEGRARAPGTARGELVFTTAYTGYEESLTDPSYEEQILTFSYPLIGNYGVREDRFESDRIHPRAVLARELTDDVADWLASEGVPAVDHLDTRDVVTDVREGGAMKCGIAVGEDITPDDARAELEQCEAMSDHTEIGAQVSVDEPVVRGADNDGPTVALVDCGAKGSIVDSLLARNATVHVLPHDVSTADVEAVDPDVLFVSNGPGDPVNFEAAIDLVQAFVEDTPVAGICLGQQIVAEALGGVTEKMTFGHRGVNQPVLDLESGRVVMTTQNHGYTVAEPGDHLEVTQINVNDDTPEGLDGIEYDVLTRQYHPEANPGPEDTLDFFDDVLAMATPRRSPRAIPADD; translated from the coding sequence ATGAACCCGGCCTACGTTGCGCTGGAGAGCGGTCACGTACTCGAGGGACGTGCTCGTGCTCCGGGTACCGCACGCGGGGAACTGGTTTTCACAACAGCATACACCGGCTACGAGGAGAGTCTCACCGACCCCTCCTACGAGGAACAGATCCTCACCTTCTCGTACCCGCTGATCGGCAACTACGGCGTCCGCGAGGACCGCTTCGAGTCCGATCGAATCCACCCGCGAGCCGTCCTGGCCCGCGAGCTCACCGACGACGTCGCCGACTGGCTCGCGTCCGAGGGCGTTCCAGCCGTCGACCACCTCGACACCCGCGACGTCGTCACCGATGTCCGCGAGGGCGGCGCCATGAAGTGTGGCATCGCCGTCGGCGAAGACATTACCCCCGACGACGCCCGCGCGGAACTCGAGCAGTGCGAGGCGATGAGCGACCACACCGAGATCGGCGCCCAGGTCAGCGTCGACGAACCCGTGGTCCGTGGCGCCGACAACGACGGCCCGACCGTCGCGCTCGTCGACTGTGGCGCGAAGGGATCGATCGTCGACTCGCTGCTCGCCCGCAACGCCACGGTTCACGTCCTCCCCCACGACGTGAGCACCGCCGACGTCGAGGCCGTCGACCCAGACGTCCTGTTCGTCTCGAACGGCCCCGGCGACCCGGTCAACTTCGAGGCCGCGATCGACCTCGTCCAGGCGTTCGTCGAGGACACGCCCGTGGCCGGCATCTGCCTCGGTCAGCAGATCGTCGCCGAGGCCCTGGGCGGGGTCACCGAGAAGATGACCTTCGGCCACCGCGGCGTCAACCAGCCCGTCCTCGACCTCGAGTCCGGACGGGTCGTCATGACGACCCAGAACCACGGCTACACGGTCGCCGAACCCGGCGATCACCTCGAAGTCACCCAGATCAACGTGAACGACGACACGCCCGAAGGTCTCGACGGCATCGAGTACGACGTGCTGACCCGTCAGTACCACCCCGAAGCGAACCCCGGCCCCGAGGACACCCTCGACTTCTTCGACGACGTCCTCGCGATGGCGACCCCTCGACGCTCCCCTCGTGCGATCCCGGCTGACGACTGA
- a CDS encoding Lrp/AsnC family transcriptional regulator: MDDLDRHILNILRRDARTPYTEIAEEVGTSEGTVRNRVERMNADGVIERFTVTTRTGNVKAMIEISVAVDVDTASIAERMAEWAEVDFVWQVSGEQDVVLVVDAADTRSVNELITQAREQEEVVSTKTRLILEEKLG; this comes from the coding sequence ATGGACGATCTCGACCGACACATCCTGAACATTCTCCGGCGAGATGCCCGCACGCCGTACACGGAGATCGCCGAGGAGGTTGGAACGAGCGAGGGGACCGTCAGAAACCGCGTCGAGCGCATGAACGCCGACGGCGTGATCGAACGATTCACCGTCACCACGCGCACGGGGAACGTCAAGGCGATGATCGAAATCAGCGTCGCCGTCGACGTCGACACCGCGAGCATCGCCGAGCGCATGGCCGAGTGGGCGGAAGTCGACTTCGTCTGGCAGGTCTCGGGCGAACAGGACGTCGTGCTGGTCGTCGACGCCGCCGACACGCGCAGCGTCAACGAACTCATCACGCAGGCGCGCGAGCAGGAGGAGGTCGTGAGTACGAAGACGCGGCTGATTCTCGAGGAGAAATTGGGCTAA